One segment of Pyricularia oryzae 70-15 chromosome 3, whole genome shotgun sequence DNA contains the following:
- a CDS encoding ribosomal RNA-processing protein 1, whose protein sequence is MASSDQNMPFIRNLASSDRKLRTQALTSLQNFLSSRRSTNALGPVEILKLWKGLYYALWMCDRAIPQQNLCNDLAGLMHQLPRESVIPWLRGFWATMAREWASIDVLRMEKFLLLVRRVLGASFAWMKREQEGDNAGKKRKKTASAEGRWHQDRVDDVLALLQEWPFSTAEEIEAREALVAKGEHRDLVPPTVAAGLRIHALDIWVDEAEKVGLVDADDDEEAPKILERINALVEALHKETETTSVKVRANEALKDERLPWNKGMVDADADDQDGGGSWDGFDD, encoded by the exons ATGGCGTCTTCAGATCAGAACATGCCCTTTATTAGGAATCTTGCATCCAGTG ATCGCAAGTTACGCACACAAGCACTCACATCACTCCAAAACTTCCTCTCGTCAAGAAGGTCAACAAATGCACTGGGACCCGTCGAGATCCTGAAGCTGTGGAAAGGTCTCTATTATGCATTATGGATGTGCGACCGTGCCATCCCGCAACAAAACCTCTGCAACGACCTCGCCGGCCTCATGCACCAGCTGCCCCGCGAATCCGTCATCCCCTGGCTGCGCGGCTTCTGGGCTACCATGGCGCGCGAGTGGGCCAGCATCGACGTCCTGCGGATGGAAAAGTTTTTGCTGCTGGTCAGGCGAGTCCTGGGCGCTAGCTTCGCATGGATGAAGCGCGAGCAGGAGGGCGACAATGCCgggaagaagaggaagaagacggCTTCCGCAGAGGGCAGGTGGCACCAGGACCGGGTCGACGACGTACTGGCGCTGCTCCAGGAGTGGCCGTTCTCCACCGCCGAGGAGATCGAGGCGAGAGAGGCGTTGGTTGCAAAGGGAGAGCACAGGGATCTGGTGCCGCCGACGGTCGCAGCCGGTCTGAGGATACATGCATTGGATATATGGGTggacgaggccgagaaggTCGGGCTGGTGGACgcagatgacgacgaggaagcCCCCAAGATACTAGAGCGGATAAATGCGCTGGTGGAGGCGCTTCACAAGGAGACCGAGACGACGTCGGTCAAGGTCCGCGCAAACGAGGCATTGAAGGACGAAAGGCTACCGTGGAACAAGGGCATGGTTGATGCCGACGCTGATGATCAGGATGGCGGTGGCAGTTGGGACGGTTTCGACGATTAA
- a CDS encoding sphingoid long chain base kinase 4, with protein MALDGESLALGSYNLSIVGDKLLVNDKSSTGKSKSSRSCFGTGNSATKQSQRTIPLYNILWAEVAGDSLVIDYAEDVSKTKIRPTKITIPLPPATTAKDTTTDAPATAEAGADLEAGNAGAQSSPAARASAWASSLLDHSYDPSTTRRKRAFVIINPHAGPGGAMRKFETQVRPIFLAARMELEIVTTTRRGEAEEIVQKLDLDKYDVIAVASGDGLVYETFNGLGRRPDAQKALKSVAVVHIPCGSGNAMACNLYGTHRVSPAALAAVKGVPTALDLVSVTQGNTRTLSFLSQALGVIAESDLGTDNLRWMGSARFTYGYITRAVKRAVYPCDISVKVEIDDKAGIKEHYARHRPDRSSTAPVTKADSVVDGDVGTEVGEGLPPLKYGTINDKVPEGWETFSYDNMGQLYCGNMAYIMPDSNIFSAACINDGMMDLVTVDGDISPFKSLELMTLVESGKFFDDSRVRYRKVSAYRITPRNQASGYISIDGEGVPFAPFQCEIHRGLGLVLSKAGTYEAPGPMNWEKVAVNKS; from the exons ATGGCGCTGGACGGGGAATCGCTTGCTCTTGGCAGCTACAATCTCTCAATCGTGGGAGACAAGCTGCTCGTGAACGACAAGTCCTCCACTGGCAAATCAAAATCAAGCAGATCTTGCTTCGGCACTGGCAATTCCGCCACAAAACAAAGCCAACGTACCATACCACTATACAATATCCTCTGGGCCGAGGTAGCTGGCGATAGTCTGGTTATAGACTATGCTGAGGACGTTTCCAAGACGAAAATACGCCCCACCAAGATAACCATACCTCTGCCACCGGCGACGACAGCAAAGGATACCACCACCGATGCTCCGGCAACAGCAGAAGCTGGCGCCGACCTAGAAGCTGGCAATGCCGGCGCGCAATCCTCCCCAGCCGCCCGGGCATCTGCCTGGGCGTCATCTCTCCTCGACCATAGTTATGACCCCTCTACCACGCGGCGGAAACGAGCATTCGTGATAATCAACCCGCACGCAGGCCCCGGCGGCGCAATGCGCAAGTTCGAGACCCAAGTACGCCCCATATTCCTCGCAGCCCGCATGGAGCTCGAGATCGTCACGACAACACGGAGGGGGGAGGCGGAGGAGATTGTGCAAAAGCTGGATCTCGACAAGTACGACGTCATCGCGGTTGCGTCCGGCGATGGACTGGTGTACGAGACGTTCAACGGGCTCGGCAGACGGCCGGACGCTCAAAAGGCCCTCAAGAGCGTCGCCGTGGTGCACATACCGTGCGGGAGCGGCAACGCCATGGCTTGCAACCTCTACGGCACACATAGGGTGTCTCCTGCTGCTCTGGCTGCAGTCAAGGGCGTGCCGACGGCTTTGGATCTCGTCAGCGTCACGCAGGGCAACACGCGAACCCTCAGCTTCCTGAGCCAGGCGTTGGGTGTCATTGCAGAGTCTGACCTGGGGACAGACAACCTGCGGTGGATGGGTTCTGCACGTTTTACGTATGGCTACATCACGCGCGCGGTGAAGCGAGCCGTTTATCCTTGCGACATCTCCGTCAAGGTGGAGATTGATGATAAAGCCGGGATTAAAGAGCACTACGCCAGACACCGCCCGGACAGATCCTCCACGGCCCCGGTCACAAAGGCAGACTCTGTTGTCGATGGCGATGTTGGAACCGAGGTTGGGGAGGGTCTACCTCCCTTGAAGTACGGCACAATCAACGATAAAGTTCCTGAGGGCTGGGAAACATTCTCATACGACAATATGGGACAGCTTTACTGCGGAAAC ATGGCCTACATCATGCCCGATAGCAACATATTCTCCGCAGCCTGCATCAACGACGGTATGATGGACCTCGTGACGGTCGACGGCGACATCTCGCCGTTCAAGTCGTTGGAGCTGATGACGCTCGTCGAGAGCGGCAAGTTCTTTGATGACTCTCGCGTCAGGTACCGCAAGGTTTCAGCCTATCGCATCACTCCTCGCAACCAGGCAAGCGGCTACATCAGCATCGATGGTGAGGGCGTGCCGTTTGCCCCTTTTCAATGTGAAATTCACCGAGGTCTCGGCCTAGTTCTATCCAAGGCCGGCACCTACGAGGCCCCTGGCCCAATGAACTGGGAGAAGGTCGCGGTGAACAAGTCCTAG
- a CDS encoding caffeine-induced death protein Cid2 produces MPNHPDTPTLTPQFCFSTLALREFLRLSRSAIDDSITQNLNALQEPAKQQFDPAAVSQRIARPMHRMIEAEKCQSFREKVLFPSWKARSDVISYCAAVATSPDPSDPDAALREAELAKDKERVIDERLDPYSARFYPREARTERLAILLRQERGVENIVRTRTWDIIKGRCPEDQFETWEDSFNRWQKSMRERPSAGTPSP; encoded by the exons ATGCCTAACCACCCTGACACTCCCACCCTCACACCCCAGTTTTGTTTCTCTACACTTGCGTTACGAG AGTTCCTCCGCTTATCCCGAAGCGCCATCGACGATTCCATCACACAGAACCTCAACGCTCTGCAAGAGCCGGCAAAGCAACAATTCGACCCGGCGGCCGTGTCGCAACGAATAGCCCGACCGATGCACCGGATGATCGAGGCAGAAAAGTGCCAGTCCTTTAGGGAGAAGGTGCTCTTCCCGTCGTGGAAGGCCCGGAGTGACGTGATATCCTACTGCGCCGCGGTGGCCACGAGCCCGGACCCCAGCGACCCGGACGCGGCGCTCAGGGAGgcggagctggccaaggacaaggagaGGGTCATTGACGAGAGGTTAGATCCGTACTCGGCGCGCTTCTATCCGAGGGAGGCGCGGACCGAGAGGCTGGCCATACTGCTGCGACAGGAGCGTGGGGTGGAGAACATTGTCAGGACGCGGACGTGGGACATTATCAAGGGGAGGTGCCCTGAAGACCAGTTTGAGACCTGGGAGGACTCTTTCAATCGGTGGCAGAAGAGTATGCGTGAGCGACCGTCTGCGGGGACACCCTCTCCTTAG
- a CDS encoding NMDA receptor-regulated protein 1, which produces MSPSQPLSTRDSNLLRTVVRNFEDKQYRRGLKAAEQILKKNPKHGETMAMKALIMNAQGKTEEAFALGKEAVSVDMKSHVVWHVYGMLYKTQKNFDEAIKAYKFALRLEPKSAQIQRDLAILQIQMRDYQGYVQTRMQMLTARPQLRQNWTAVAIAHHLAGNLAEAENILTTYEQSLKVPPSRADFEHSEAIMYKNTIIAESGDTQRALDHLEEISKSVLDRLAVMETRAKYLSELGKKEEATKAWRALLDRNPDHADYYYGLAEAMGISDDVAAKQAIFDEYAKKAPRCDAARRLPLDILSGDEFKTAAREYLTSMLNKGVPSTFANLKHLYSDSFKKSTLPELVLEYISSQESSGETNGDSSKGKAAALYFMAQHYNYHLSRDLSKAMEFVEKAIELAPTSVDFHMTKARIWKHHGNTQKASETMDQARGLDKKDRYVNTKAAKYMLRNNENEQALEIMGLFTRAETPGGPLADLLDMQSVWFLTEDGEAYARRGNIGMALKRFHAIFNIFDIWQEDQYDFHTFSLRKGLVRAYVDMIRWEDRLREHPFYSRMALDAIKIYLDLHDSQEPAADTNGVNGTSDGTDGLSEEAIAEKKKAAKKAKKAQEKAEREAQEKAAKENPNKGQKNVKAVDGEPPKKVDDDPSGLKLAATKDPLGEAVKFLVHLLQFSPKHIEAQLAGFEVYIRRNKYILALGCLNAARAIDPNHPRLHEQSIRMRSALNAARESLPPKVAEVIDLEFTTVPPSADLNKLNKEFRDQNKGKPAHELAAIRASKYIGADQKQSEKDITSILNIESLTLEDAEAAMDTLKSWRSSELETAKKAAKSRFPEATVFA; this is translated from the exons ATGTCGCCATCACAACCCCTCAGTACGAGGGACAGCAACCTGCTTCGGACGGTTGTCCGAAACTTCGAGGACAAGCAGTACCGCCGTGGCCTCAAGGCAGCAGAGCAGATTTTGAAGAAGAACCCCAAACATGGCGAAACCATGGCCATGAAGGCCCTGATCATGAACGCTCAGGGCAAGACCGAGGAGGCTTTCGCACTGGGCAAGGAGGCTGTCTCGGTCGACATGAAGTCGCATGTCGTGTGGCACGTCTACGGCATGCTTTACAAGACGCAAAAGAACTTTGACGAAGCCATCAAGGCCTACAAATTCGCCCTGCGCCTCGAGCCAAAGTCTGCCCAGATCCAGCGCGACCTGGCCATCCTACAGATTCAAATGCGCGACTACCAAGGATACGTCCAGACGCGCATGCAGATGCTCACGGCCCGACCCCAGCTGCGCCAGAACTGGACCGCCGTCGCCATTGCCCACCACCTCGCCGGGAAcctcgccgaggccgagaacaTCCTCACTACCTACGAGCAGAGCCTCAAGGTTCCGCCTTCACGGGCTGACTTTGAGCACTCCGAGGCCATCATGTACAAAAACACCATCATTGCCGAGTCGGGCGACACACAACGCGCCCTAGACCACTTAGAAGAGATCTCAAAGAGCGTGCTGGACCGCCTGGCCGTCATGGAGACCCGGGCAAAGTACCTGAGCGAGCTCggcaagaaggaggaggccaCCAAGGCCTGGAGGGCCCTCTTGGACAGGAACCCGGACCATGCGGATTACTACTACGGCTTGGCAGAGGCGATGGGTATCTCCGATGATGTGGCTGCCAAACAGGCCATCTTTGACGAATATGCGAAAAAGGCTCCTAGGTGCGACGCTGCGCGTCGGTTGCCATTGGATATCCTGTCCG GTGACGAGTTCAAGACAGCTGCTCGGGAATACCTCACCTCCATGCTGAACAAGGGTGTCCCGTCCACGTTTGCTAACCTGAAGCACCTCTACTCGGATTCGTTCAAAAAGTCAACCCTACCAGAGCTTGTATTGGAGTATATTTCATCCCAGGAGAGCAGTGGGGAGACCAACGGGGACTCGTCCAAGGGCAAGGCCGCGGCCCTTTATTTTATGGCTCAGCACTACAACTACCACCTCAGCCGAGACCTTTCCAAGGCCATGGAGTTTGTTGAGAAGGCCATCGAGCTTGCACCAACCAGTGTTGATTTCCACATGACCAAGGCAAGGATATGGAAGCACCACGGAAACACCCAAAAGGCCTCGGAGACTATGGACCAGGCGCGGGGGCTCGACAAGAAGGACCGTTATGTCAACACCAAGGCTGCAAAGTACATGCTACGCAACAACGAGAACGAGCAGGCTTTGGAGATTATGGGGTTATTCACCAGGGCAGAGACCCCAGGTGGCCCGCTTGCCGACCTGCTGGATATGCAGTCCGTCTGGTTCCTTACGGAGGACGGCGAGGCTTACGCCAGACGGGGCAACATTGGAATGGCACTAAAGAGGTTCCACGCTATCTTCAACATTTTCGACATCTGGCAGGAGGACCAGTACGACTTCCACACGTTTTCTTTGAGGAAAGGCTTGGTGCGCGCCTATGTAGACATGATCCGTTGGGAGGACAGGCTTCGGGAGCACCCCTTCTACTCACGAATGGCACTCGACGCAATCAAAATCTACCTCGATCTGCACGACAGCCAAGAGCCGGCAGCCGACACGAACGGGGTCAACGGTACATCGGACGGCACCGACGGTCTGAGCGAGGAGGCGATTgctgagaagaagaaggctgccaaaaaggcaaagaagGCTCAGGAGAAGGCGGAGCGTGAGGCACAAGAAAAGGCTGCCAAGGAGAACCCGAACAAGGGTCAGAAGAATGTCAAGGCGGTGGATGGGGAGCCTCCCAAGAAGGTGGACGACGACCCATCTGGTCTCAAGCTGGCTGCAACCAAAGATCCTCTGGGCGAGGCGGTCAAATTCCTTGTGCATCTGCTGCAGTTCAGCCCCAAGCACATCGAGGCGCAACTGGCCGGGTTTGAGGTGTACATCAGGAGAA ACAAGTACATTCTTGCGCTTGGGTGCTTGAACGCTGCGCGTGCGATCGATCCCAACCACCCCAGATTACATGAGCAGTCGATCCGTATGCGGAGCGCCCTCAATGCGGCCCGCGAATCTTTGCCACCAAAGGTTGCTGAGGTGATTGATTTGGAGTTTACCACGGTGCCCCCATCAGCGGATCTGAACAAGCTCAACAAGGAGTTCCGCGACCAGAACAAGGGCAAGCCAGCACACGAACTGGCGGCCATCCGTGCCAGCAAATATATTGGAGCCGACCAAAAGCAGAGCGAGAAGGACATCACGTCAATCCTTAACATCGAATCGCTGACTTTGGAGGATGCCGAGGCTGCCATGGACACCCTGAAGAGCTGGAGGAGTAGCGAACTCGAGACTGCCAAGAAAGCTGCCAAGAGCAGGTTTCCAGAGGCAACTGTGTTTGCGTGA